A window of the Nocardia sp. NBC_01329 genome harbors these coding sequences:
- a CDS encoding ABC transporter substrate-binding protein, with translation MRSSRLITAIAVACVLGTTACGAEVQEAPKNASGESVTVTNCGAPLTVDGVPERVVTNDTGITEMMLALGLADRLVGYTSYPGKERDIATSPWRADFERVPPLGDAFTREVVQAAAPDFVFAGWNYGFKESTGLTPDWVRSIGAVPYQLTEACRQPGTKRRGVMEPLDALYTDLTNLGEIFGVRDEADELISRYRDQVAAAADGAPAGQEPARVFLFDSATPEPFTSGRTAAPSQIIREAGGTNIFDDLNDSWTTTSWEAAAQRDPQAIVIVDYGAGPENSVQAKIDHLRAQPLMAGTTAVRENNIIALPYAALVESPRNPQAVVTVADFLRSKGY, from the coding sequence ATGAGATCATCCCGGCTGATCACGGCGATCGCTGTCGCGTGCGTACTCGGTACGACAGCGTGCGGCGCCGAGGTGCAGGAGGCCCCGAAGAACGCGAGCGGCGAGTCGGTGACGGTCACCAACTGCGGCGCTCCGCTCACCGTCGACGGCGTTCCCGAGCGCGTGGTCACCAACGACACCGGGATCACCGAGATGATGCTCGCCCTCGGCCTCGCGGATCGACTGGTCGGCTACACCAGCTATCCCGGCAAGGAACGCGATATCGCCACCTCGCCGTGGCGGGCCGATTTCGAACGCGTTCCACCGCTGGGTGACGCCTTCACCCGCGAGGTCGTCCAGGCCGCGGCCCCCGATTTCGTCTTCGCCGGCTGGAACTACGGGTTCAAGGAGTCCACGGGTCTCACCCCGGACTGGGTGCGCTCGATCGGCGCGGTGCCCTATCAGTTGACCGAGGCCTGCCGGCAACCCGGAACGAAGCGCCGCGGGGTGATGGAACCGCTCGACGCCCTGTATACGGACCTGACCAACCTCGGCGAGATATTCGGCGTGCGCGACGAGGCGGACGAACTTATCTCCCGATACCGTGACCAGGTCGCCGCAGCCGCGGACGGCGCACCTGCCGGACAGGAACCGGCCCGCGTTTTTCTGTTCGACAGCGCGACACCGGAACCGTTCACCTCGGGCCGTACCGCCGCGCCGTCACAAATCATCCGTGAGGCCGGTGGCACCAATATCTTCGACGATCTCAACGACTCGTGGACCACGACCTCATGGGAAGCCGCGGCACAGCGGGATCCACAGGCGATCGTGATCGTCGACTACGGCGCCGGCCCGGAGAACTCGGTGCAGGCGAAGATCGACCATTTGCGCGCACAACCACTGATGGCCGGTACGACCGCTGTCCGCGAGAACAACATCATCGCGTTGCCCTACGCCGCACTGGTCGAAAGCCCACGCAACCCACAGGCCGTCGTCACAGTCGCGGACTTCCTCCGCTCCAAAGGCTACTGA
- a CDS encoding ABC transporter ATP-binding protein, which produces MRVDYESVTVEFDGTRVLESVTLAAEPGQFIGVVGPNGSGKSTLLRCLYRALSPATGRVLVDGTNISAISMRENARQVAALTQDTNTPFDFTAAEVVATGRLPHTALLRGTQRRDREICSAAMESADIGQLATRGFLSLSGGERQRVLIARALAQQPRVLVLDEPTNHLDVHHQFSVLSAARGLGITVVAALHDLNLAAQHCDRIFVLHKGRLVCSGHPSEVITAEVITRWFSIGGHIVMHPRLGVPQIIFDEKEQ; this is translated from the coding sequence ATGCGCGTCGACTACGAAAGCGTCACGGTCGAGTTCGACGGCACGAGGGTCCTCGAGTCGGTGACCCTGGCTGCCGAACCGGGACAGTTCATCGGCGTCGTGGGCCCGAACGGCAGCGGTAAGTCCACCCTGTTGCGCTGCCTCTACCGGGCGCTGTCACCGGCGACGGGACGAGTCCTGGTCGACGGGACGAATATCTCGGCGATCAGCATGCGGGAGAACGCCCGTCAGGTAGCGGCGCTGACCCAGGATACGAACACCCCGTTCGATTTCACCGCCGCCGAGGTCGTGGCCACCGGACGCCTGCCACATACCGCACTGCTGCGCGGCACACAGCGACGCGACCGGGAGATCTGCTCCGCGGCGATGGAATCAGCCGATATCGGTCAGCTCGCGACGCGCGGCTTCCTATCGCTCTCCGGCGGTGAACGCCAACGAGTCCTGATCGCGCGTGCGCTCGCCCAGCAGCCCCGAGTGCTCGTCCTGGACGAGCCGACCAATCACCTCGACGTTCATCACCAATTCAGCGTGCTGTCCGCGGCGCGAGGTCTGGGCATCACCGTGGTCGCGGCGCTACACGACCTGAACCTGGCCGCCCAGCACTGTGATCGGATCTTCGTCCTGCACAAGGGCCGGCTCGTATGTTCGGGCCACCCGAGTGAGGTGATCACCGCGGAGGTGATCACTCGTTGGTTCTCGATCGGCGGCCATATCGTGATGCACCCCAGGCTGGGCGTCCCGCAGATCATCTTCGATGAGAAGGAACAATAG
- a CDS encoding MFS transporter — protein sequence MATTDARTEQSAHLPARKHRPNVILAIVLLCQLMIGLDVTIVNIALPDVRADLNCSTTDLAWVFNAYTLAFGGLLLLGGRAGDILGRRVCFVGGVLIFTVASLAGGLATGPAWLIAARVVQGLGGAFAAPSVLALIATNFAEGPRRNRALGLFSAMFSVSLATGLILGGILTHYANWRWVFFINVPIGLAIAVLALLFIDETERRPGRFDMPGALLGTTGIGAVVYGFIRASAHGWSDSQTIGFCATGAVLVAVFVVNESRAAQPILPLRLFTDRNRAGAYINMLLVPTTLFDIIYFMTQFLRDIRGYSPVRTGLAFLPLTVAVFATVYAVPRLVQRFGTKVVMVAGAALATAAMLWLTQLHTDSGYLTAVLGPLLLAGIGVGLTTVPLTITILSGVAPQDTGAASGALQTMQWIGGGALGFAVLVTAFGTAIRDMGGAEGNDLPPDVQAHGIATAFAAGTGFTALAFLIALVVIRTIKPPTSR from the coding sequence GTGGCAACTACCGATGCCCGGACCGAGCAATCGGCCCACCTGCCTGCACGCAAACACCGCCCCAACGTCATCCTGGCCATTGTCCTGCTGTGCCAATTGATGATCGGGCTGGATGTCACTATCGTCAATATCGCGCTGCCCGACGTCCGCGCCGACCTGAACTGCTCCACTACCGATCTTGCCTGGGTATTCAACGCCTATACGCTCGCCTTCGGCGGCCTGTTACTGCTGGGTGGCCGGGCCGGCGACATCCTCGGCCGCCGTGTCTGCTTCGTGGGCGGAGTGCTCATATTCACCGTGGCTTCGCTCGCCGGCGGCCTGGCCACCGGCCCCGCCTGGCTCATTGCGGCACGAGTCGTGCAGGGTTTGGGCGGGGCCTTCGCCGCGCCGAGTGTGCTCGCCCTGATCGCGACGAACTTCGCGGAGGGCCCACGCCGCAACCGTGCGCTCGGTCTATTCTCCGCGATGTTCAGCGTCAGCCTCGCCACCGGACTGATCCTCGGCGGCATCCTCACCCACTACGCGAACTGGCGATGGGTGTTCTTCATCAACGTACCCATCGGATTGGCCATAGCCGTACTCGCACTGCTGTTCATCGATGAGACCGAACGCCGTCCCGGCCGCTTCGACATGCCCGGCGCTCTCCTGGGCACCACAGGCATCGGCGCTGTGGTCTACGGATTCATCCGCGCCTCCGCCCACGGCTGGTCCGACTCGCAAACGATCGGATTCTGCGCCACCGGTGCGGTGTTGGTCGCTGTGTTCGTAGTCAACGAGTCGCGCGCGGCACAACCGATCCTGCCGCTGCGGTTGTTCACCGACCGCAACCGGGCCGGCGCCTATATCAACATGCTACTGGTGCCGACCACCCTGTTCGACATCATCTATTTCATGACGCAGTTCCTGCGGGACATCCGCGGCTACAGTCCGGTGCGCACCGGACTCGCATTCCTGCCACTGACAGTCGCAGTCTTCGCGACCGTGTATGCCGTGCCACGATTGGTGCAGCGTTTCGGCACCAAGGTGGTAATGGTCGCGGGCGCCGCCCTGGCGACCGCAGCGATGCTCTGGCTCACCCAACTCCACACCGACAGCGGCTACCTGACAGCGGTGCTCGGCCCCCTACTGTTGGCCGGTATCGGAGTGGGCCTCACCACCGTCCCGCTGACGATCACCATCCTGTCCGGGGTCGCACCACAGGACACGGGCGCCGCATCCGGAGCACTACAGACCATGCAGTGGATCGGCGGCGGCGCACTCGGGTTCGCCGTACTGGTGACAGCATTCGGCACAGCGATTCGTGACATGGGCGGTGCCGAGGGCAACGACCTGCCACCCGACGTCCAGGCACACGGGATCGCCACCGCATTCGCCGCAGGAACCGGCTTCACCGCACTCGCCTTCCTGATCGCACTCGTTGTCATCCGCACGATCAAACCCCCCACCTCCCGCTGA
- a CDS encoding FecCD family ABC transporter permease gives MRTVKRRRLSVAVLVPVLIAALAVVSVLALALGAAHIPWRDTVWFLWAELTGGTVTAGDVANYRIVVDSRLPRVLLAALVGAGLGGVGLLVQAMVRNALADPYVLGISSGASVGATAVVLFGAFGALGIYALSTAAFAGALGATLLVYLMARSAAGLVPLRLVLTGTAIGYGFSAATTVLVFLAPHGDAARSVMFWLLGSLAGATWQMVPLVAAVAATGLTVIAVYARHLNALSMGDEVGAALGMNASRFRLFLFVASAAMTGCFVAICGAIGFVGLVVPHIARLLVGADHRRLTIVTPLLGAVFLVTADLLARTLIPPQELPLGAITAAVGVPVFVLLMRRRGALVEHG, from the coding sequence ATGAGAACTGTCAAGAGGCGGCGGCTGTCGGTCGCCGTGCTGGTACCTGTCCTGATCGCGGCGCTTGCGGTGGTCTCCGTCCTCGCGCTGGCACTGGGCGCGGCACATATCCCCTGGCGTGACACCGTGTGGTTCCTGTGGGCCGAACTCACCGGCGGCACCGTGACGGCCGGCGATGTGGCGAACTATCGGATCGTCGTCGACTCCCGGCTGCCCCGGGTGTTGTTGGCGGCGCTCGTCGGGGCCGGTCTCGGCGGGGTCGGGCTGCTGGTACAGGCCATGGTGCGAAACGCGCTCGCCGACCCCTACGTTCTCGGAATCTCCTCAGGAGCATCGGTGGGCGCCACCGCGGTCGTACTCTTCGGAGCCTTCGGCGCGCTCGGCATCTACGCACTCTCCACCGCGGCCTTCGCCGGGGCACTCGGCGCCACGCTGCTCGTGTACCTGATGGCGCGGTCGGCCGCCGGGCTGGTACCGCTGCGGCTGGTCCTCACCGGCACCGCCATCGGCTACGGCTTCTCCGCAGCGACGACGGTGCTGGTATTCCTCGCCCCGCACGGAGATGCCGCCCGCTCGGTGATGTTCTGGCTGCTCGGGAGCTTGGCCGGAGCGACCTGGCAGATGGTTCCCCTGGTCGCCGCCGTGGCCGCGACCGGACTGACGGTCATCGCCGTGTATGCACGACACCTCAACGCACTGTCGATGGGCGACGAGGTCGGCGCCGCACTCGGGATGAACGCCTCCCGCTTCCGGCTGTTCCTGTTCGTCGCCTCCGCCGCGATGACCGGATGCTTCGTCGCGATATGCGGGGCAATCGGCTTCGTCGGACTCGTGGTTCCCCATATCGCCAGGCTGCTGGTGGGCGCCGACCATCGGCGACTCACCATCGTGACACCGCTGCTGGGCGCGGTATTCCTGGTGACCGCGGACCTGTTGGCACGGACACTCATCCCACCGCAGGAATTACCCCTTGGCGCCATCACCGCGGCGGTGGGAGTCCCCGTATTCGTGCTGTTGATGCGACGCCGCGGCGCACTGGTGGAGCACGGCTGA